Proteins from a genomic interval of Blastocatellia bacterium:
- a CDS encoding aspartyl protease family protein, whose protein sequence is MREPRRGETVNQCIQFVEQGRPRLARVVRVGICLLCCVSVNALADERIEVEKARREAQQAHRAGDYAKAERLYRDVLTVEPSDHVSRLQLSWMLIKQGQLERAYQEATSVINQGIINARARALVGVALLRMGFFQESVQELNAALALDPREPLTLAGMAEIDFFENRSESAYERLRLATSVEPREPDFWIAFGRTAARLERFKEAAEYYQRFLVVSPKLEEEKRARYRGLIDFYFALSRSQVSRLHQVDGPRSVSVPFVLDNSRPYVRVRINGHDTPLMFVVDTGASITVMSEATARRLNVNPMARGGHARAVGGGGTFPIVYGLIHRLEIGEMKVYNVPIYIRQFRHFAESGKKDEPRVTVDGFLGLSVLSNFRLTLDYAQREMIVERPGTLDFLENLPADVSVIPFRTTNGGLMSALVQLEEHSGYHFLIDSGASATVLCDDVIEKLNWKSKLLPDLKVRVLGAAGTIEEVALMVIPSFRVHDLEQRNVRAPILNLAAINETAGFFQAGIIGGSFLRHFRVTFDFQRGRLLMRPQTEAVRRITPTAEANPVEKPSEN, encoded by the coding sequence TTGAGAGAGCCACGTCGTGGTGAGACAGTCAATCAGTGCATTCAGTTCGTCGAGCAAGGTCGGCCACGATTGGCGCGCGTTGTCAGGGTAGGAATTTGCTTGCTCTGCTGTGTGTCGGTGAATGCCTTGGCTGATGAGCGAATTGAAGTGGAAAAAGCTCGCCGCGAAGCTCAGCAAGCCCATCGCGCCGGCGACTATGCCAAAGCCGAGCGACTGTATCGTGATGTGCTCACCGTGGAGCCGAGCGATCATGTGAGCCGGCTACAGTTGAGCTGGATGTTGATCAAACAAGGTCAACTGGAACGCGCTTATCAAGAGGCGACGTCGGTCATCAATCAGGGGATCATCAACGCGCGGGCGCGGGCGCTGGTCGGTGTGGCGCTGCTGCGCATGGGTTTTTTCCAAGAGTCGGTTCAAGAACTGAACGCTGCGTTAGCCCTTGATCCGCGGGAGCCGCTGACACTGGCGGGGATGGCGGAGATTGATTTTTTTGAGAATCGCAGTGAATCGGCTTATGAGCGACTGCGGCTGGCCACCAGCGTCGAACCGCGCGAGCCTGATTTTTGGATTGCGTTTGGTCGCACAGCCGCGCGGCTGGAGCGGTTCAAGGAGGCCGCCGAGTATTACCAGCGCTTCCTGGTTGTTTCGCCCAAGCTGGAAGAAGAGAAACGCGCTCGTTATCGCGGGTTGATTGATTTTTATTTTGCGTTATCTCGCAGTCAGGTTTCTCGGCTTCATCAAGTTGACGGCCCACGGTCTGTATCAGTCCCTTTTGTGCTAGACAATTCCAGGCCATACGTGCGTGTTCGGATCAATGGTCACGATACGCCGTTGATGTTTGTCGTGGATACAGGAGCGAGCATCACGGTCATGTCTGAAGCGACGGCTCGCCGCCTCAACGTCAACCCGATGGCGCGGGGCGGGCATGCGCGGGCTGTTGGCGGCGGCGGCACGTTTCCGATTGTCTATGGATTGATTCATCGGCTGGAAATCGGCGAGATGAAGGTTTACAACGTGCCGATCTATATTCGGCAGTTTCGCCATTTCGCTGAGTCGGGCAAGAAAGATGAACCGCGCGTGACCGTTGATGGCTTCCTCGGCTTGTCGGTCTTATCAAACTTTCGCCTCACGCTTGATTATGCTCAACGCGAAATGATTGTGGAGCGGCCGGGCACGCTCGATTTCTTAGAAAACTTGCCAGCAGACGTGTCTGTCATTCCTTTTCGCACGACCAATGGTGGATTGATGAGCGCGCTCGTCCAGTTGGAGGAGCATAGCGGGTATCATTTTCTGATTGATTCAGGCGCGAGCGCCACCGTGTTGTGCGATGATGTCATTGAAAAGTTAAATTGGAAAAGCAAATTGCTGCCTGATTTGAAAGTTCGTGTCCTGGGCGCTGCCGGCACGATCGAAGAGGTGGCGCTGATGGTGATCCCTTCGTTTCGCGTGCATGATTTGGAGCAACGGAACGTGCGAGCGCCGATTTTGAATCTGGCCGCCATCAACGAGACAGCAGGCTTTTTCCAAGCGGGAATCATTGGCGGCAGTTTCTTACGCCATTTCCGTGTCACTTTCGATTTTCAGCGCGGCCGTTTGCTCATGCGGCCACAAACAGAAGCAGTCAGGCGCATCACGCCGACCGCTGAAGCAAACCCAGTGGAAAAGCCGAGTGAAAACTAG
- a CDS encoding PBP1A family penicillin-binding protein encodes MMNQSVSRNAPRRRWLKGLVVLVLLTGLCLSGVFFYFYSQATDQLDQWLAGVNRKVNPSNIYAAPLVLQVGQRMTQAKLIDYLRLASYVEAARATEPGQGVYRESSTLVEVIPGESARLMPRERFPRLLIRFDAKRQQIQQIIEAESNRPLQTCRIEPVVISTVTRSLGGTSWKNERGVRYEVHYRQLPPHLVKAVLAIEDRSFFDHAGVSLMAIARALWRNYRQGRTVEGGSTITQQLVKNILVGAERTYQRKLQEAFLALALERRLTKEQIFTQYANTIYMGYRGGLSIYGFGAAAREYFNKDVSKLSLPEAALLAGMIHRPAYYLMEEHRDEALKRRNIVLDAMVQQQAISPEQAEEAKRSPIGLTLKTRPGEVEANTPYFLDYVQEQLAREMPNLDLAEAGYRVYTTLDMGLQMAASVAVGEGLAVLERDLRIRRSMERDDSLQAALVVLDARSGDILAMVGGRSYAQSQLNRVTDAQRQPGSAIKPFVYAAALSSGMHEENPITLATMYMDAKRSFEDGYTPENFGGKYLDRMVSVREALARSLNVVTVALAQDTGYSVVANMIQRCGLPRPESSGATALGAAEVTPLELASAYTAFVAGGRRVAPTALRYLASSDGSLVRSISTQRQSVMSPQVAYIVLSALRDVIRQPYGTAYEAAALGDFALAGKTGTSQRSDAWFVGLTPAIVCVVWVGFDNNSPLFKTGSSAALPIWISFMRQAARLRPDLLAGDFVQPEGLIERLVDPDTGMLATTRCPKNRIEFFLEGRELAVYCSVHPGPALELPEITPPETEQPASVPLRSMTSVQEGHSRDDAEQMISDLNDEKPQTRPRRINQQTRISLRRPSPVESPQ; translated from the coding sequence ATGATGAACCAATCAGTTAGCCGGAATGCCCCCCGCCGGCGCTGGCTCAAAGGACTCGTGGTCTTGGTGCTGCTCACCGGACTCTGCCTAAGTGGAGTCTTCTTTTATTTCTACTCTCAAGCTACAGACCAACTGGATCAGTGGCTCGCCGGCGTCAACCGAAAAGTCAATCCATCGAATATCTATGCCGCTCCTCTGGTATTACAAGTTGGCCAGCGGATGACGCAAGCCAAATTGATTGACTATTTGCGCCTGGCTTCGTACGTCGAAGCCGCAAGAGCGACCGAGCCAGGGCAAGGCGTTTATCGAGAATCAAGCACATTGGTGGAAGTCATACCGGGAGAGTCGGCACGGCTCATGCCACGCGAGCGGTTTCCTCGCTTGCTCATTCGATTCGACGCGAAACGACAACAGATTCAGCAGATCATTGAGGCGGAGTCCAACCGCCCATTGCAGACGTGCCGAATTGAGCCAGTGGTGATCAGCACAGTGACACGTTCGTTAGGCGGCACGTCATGGAAGAATGAACGCGGCGTCCGCTATGAGGTGCATTATCGGCAACTGCCGCCACATCTGGTCAAAGCGGTGCTGGCCATCGAAGACCGCAGCTTCTTTGACCACGCAGGCGTGAGCCTCATGGCGATTGCCCGCGCCCTTTGGCGGAATTATCGGCAGGGACGAACTGTTGAAGGCGGCTCGACTATCACCCAGCAACTGGTCAAAAACATTCTGGTTGGCGCCGAGCGCACCTACCAGCGCAAGCTACAAGAAGCATTCCTGGCCCTGGCACTGGAGCGGCGCTTGACCAAGGAGCAGATTTTCACTCAATACGCCAACACGATTTACATGGGGTATCGGGGCGGATTGTCTATTTATGGCTTTGGCGCAGCCGCGCGCGAGTATTTCAATAAGGATGTGTCAAAGCTCTCGTTGCCGGAAGCCGCGCTGTTAGCCGGAATGATCCATCGCCCAGCTTATTATCTGATGGAGGAGCATCGGGACGAAGCGTTAAAGCGTCGCAACATCGTTTTGGATGCGATGGTGCAGCAACAGGCGATTTCACCTGAACAGGCAGAGGAAGCGAAGCGGTCGCCGATAGGATTGACGCTGAAAACACGTCCCGGCGAGGTTGAAGCCAATACGCCTTATTTTCTCGACTACGTGCAAGAACAACTCGCTCGTGAGATGCCAAATTTGGACCTGGCTGAAGCTGGTTATCGCGTCTACACCACGCTGGACATGGGCTTGCAAATGGCCGCCTCTGTGGCCGTGGGTGAAGGGCTGGCCGTGCTGGAGCGCGACTTGCGCATCCGAAGAAGCATGGAGCGAGACGACTCCTTACAAGCGGCGTTGGTCGTGCTGGACGCGCGTTCGGGTGACATCTTGGCGATGGTTGGAGGACGCAGTTATGCGCAGAGTCAACTGAATCGGGTCACCGATGCACAGCGGCAACCCGGTTCTGCCATTAAGCCATTTGTTTACGCAGCGGCGCTCTCGTCGGGCATGCACGAGGAGAATCCGATCACACTGGCAACGATGTACATGGACGCGAAACGATCCTTTGAAGATGGGTACACGCCGGAGAACTTCGGCGGGAAGTACCTCGACCGCATGGTCTCGGTGCGGGAAGCGCTCGCTCGATCGTTAAATGTGGTCACCGTCGCGTTGGCGCAGGACACAGGTTACAGCGTCGTTGCCAACATGATTCAGCGGTGCGGCCTGCCTCGACCGGAGAGTTCCGGCGCCACGGCGTTAGGGGCTGCTGAAGTGACGCCGTTGGAACTGGCCTCGGCCTACACGGCATTTGTCGCCGGCGGACGGCGTGTCGCCCCGACCGCGTTGCGATATCTGGCCAGCTCTGATGGCAGTCTTGTCAGAAGCATCTCAACGCAAAGGCAGAGCGTGATGAGTCCGCAGGTGGCCTACATCGTTTTGAGCGCGCTTCGTGATGTGATTCGGCAGCCCTATGGAACAGCCTATGAAGCGGCTGCGCTGGGCGATTTCGCGCTGGCTGGCAAGACAGGAACGTCGCAACGCAGCGATGCCTGGTTTGTTGGATTGACGCCCGCCATTGTATGTGTCGTCTGGGTGGGGTTCGACAATAATTCGCCATTATTCAAAACGGGTAGTTCGGCTGCGCTGCCCATTTGGATTTCGTTTATGCGGCAGGCTGCGCGGCTGCGCCCGGATTTACTGGCCGGCGACTTTGTTCAGCCAGAGGGATTGATTGAGCGTCTTGTTGATCCTGATACCGGCATGTTGGCCACGACACGTTGCCCGAAGAACCGAATCGAATTCTTCCTTGAAGGGCGTGAGCTGGCCGTCTATTGCTCAGTTCATCCCGGTCCGGCTCTGGAACTACCTGAAATAACGCCGCCGGAGACGGAGCAGCCAGCCAGTGTGCCGTTGCGTTCGATGACCTCGGTGCAGGAAGGTCACTCAAGAGATGACGCAGAGCAGATGATCTCAGACCTGAACGATGAAAAACCTCAAACTCGACCGCGGCGCATCAACCAGCAGACCCGTATTAGTCTGCGTCGTCCGTCGCCTGTTGAATCCCCTCAGTGA